The sequence CGGCACGAACCAGAAGGCCCCCGTGCAGCCGCAGGGCGTCGTCCCCGCCAACTGCCCGAACATGTGCACGTGCGACCCCACCGACCAGTCTATCACCTGCAAGCGCGAGGGATTCACCATGGTCCCCGAACAGATACCGAACCAGGTTTGATAACTGTTTAATAATTATCAACTTACATGCACAGATACCGAACCAGGTTTGATAACTGTTTAAtgataggatatgggagattctttctttgcggtgagaacactgtcccaaatatggctaagcgccacctacattggctATTTACAGCGgagagaagcagtactccagtcagaagctctgaagaaggtgtctgatagacaattcgaaacgttagcaggtgagatcaatacctggttgtgtagaaagaatctcccatgtcctattttctaccaacctgatgaaattatttcgGATGTTTAATAATATAATCATCAACTTACATGCACAGGGAAAGGCTTgcgcctcccccccccccccccccccccccagatacCGAACCAGATTTGATATCAGTTTAATATTTATTCATTGAACCGCAAACTTACATGTGCAGGGAAAGGCTTGCGCCTCCCTGAATTGTGTTCAATTAGGTATAGTGGGTACCGATAACATTTACCATGGTTCCCCCCCAGATACCGAACCAGATTTGATAACTATTTATCTAtagatttatctattcattcaaaaGCACAAACTTACATCATGCTCAGTTTGGTACtgtggtccccccccccccccagatacCCAACCAGGTTTGATGTCTAATGTTTTATCAGATATCCATTACACTAGAATGAATCTAATCTaattaatgaaggttagacagttAATTACCCAATCCCAAATCCCGATCCAGGGGGTCGATCTCAGATCTAATCCAACCCAAATCCCGATCCAGGTGGTGGCGCTACGTCTTGTCCAAGACAAGATCAGCATAATCAACCGGAAGGACTTTGCCGGCCTGACCAAGCTGAACTACCTGAACATGAACAACAACCAGATCACCAGCATCGCACCCGGGTCCTTCCGCGACCTGATCCGACTCAACGGGCTCAGGCTTTCCGGGAACCGACTGCAGGTAGGTAGTCCAGTGcatggttagcgatcttgcctctggaactacatgtagaagccccgggttcgatcccggctgtgtcgctcacccgacatgcatgctaccaggaagggtcgcagtccttaggacgggacgttaagccgtggtccactattcattgtgcttgtcaagaagagctaggggaatttccccggtacaacgaacctgtaaatactgtacatagcgtctgtcttctctgtcacgaccagtggaagattagctcatctgttaaTTGAggtcatttgagctaaactggttcgaaatcactttcctttccttacagCTCTTGCCGCGGGGAGTGTTCCAGGGACTGGCCAACCTGACCAAACTGCACGTGGACGGGAATCAGCTCGTGTTGCTCATCGATAACCTGTTCCAGGACCTGACAGCACTGGAGGTGCTGGACATCAGCAGCAACCCTATTGTGTTCGTCTCGCCGCGAGCGTTCTACGGACTCGTGTCTCTACGGCAACTCTTCATGACAGGTCAGGTTCTGATATAGTCAGTCAAGTATGTACAAATCATCTCATACCTTTTCCCCTGGCTGGGAATAATGTTGCTCGCCACGCCTACATATAGCAGTGACTTTTATTCAAACTGAATATTTCTCCGGacgtatgatgatgatgatgatgatgatgtacaaatCTCATAAATCAAACTGACTTGACTCTTTCTGTTTCCTCAATGGTAGAATATCTTGGCAAACACTGCACTATACAGTTTAGGACATCTGATTTTCATTAGCATGTCAACAGGACAGTAATCATCACAATAGCTAGGATTTCGGTAGACATTCATGAAAGGCTTAAAGTTTATATTTAataattatgccccaaaatttgagtaGTACtagtgcaccttatttctgggtgaggcagAGAGCTTATTAATTACACCCTCGTGTATCTTAATTTGTCAGTTGAATAATGAAATGATTTTGGGCACATTTGCATTGACTTGAAATCCACAGACGATGACAGTCATAAAATTTGACCTTCTAACAGCCCATTCCTTCCTTGCAGGCAGCAACCTAACAGCCATGCCCAGCAAGGCCTTCTACTACATCCAGAACCTGAAGTGGCTCACGTTCCGGCAGATGCCAGCTATGGCTGTCACAGACGACACCTTCCAGTACCTGCCACTGCTGCAGAACCTGGACCTCAGCAGGTTGGTATCATTATCGTAACTTGTCGTGCTTTTGCCAGCACTGCAACCAGCTTAGGGCTTCTTGGTTGACTTCATATAGGTCCCGGTTGGCATCGTTTGGACCCAGTTTGCAGTCACAGAGAATGTGTCCCATATATTCCCTCCTGGTGCATAgcatagtccagtggtaagcaatcttgcctctggaactagaagctgtgagtttgatcccgacagtgtcgctcacccgacatacaAGCTACCAGAAagagtcgcagtccttaggacgggacgttaagccatgatggtccaatgttcatagtgcttgtcgaaaagaccTATAGGAATTTACCCTGGACCTGTAAATACTcagtacatagcatctgtcttctcagtcacgaccagtggaagaaaagCTCAAACAACACAAGGTAgccagagatggcagacttacACATGACCCCCTTACACATGGTGCTTTGGGACTCTTCTAGCCCTACATGCAAAACTACTActagtggaagagtagctcttcagtgagctaagaTTGGATCGAGATCACAAAACTACTActagtggaagagtagctcttcagtaAGCTAAAACTGGATTGAGATCACAGGTTTTCCTTTCCTCTCCAGGTCCTACAGCCTGAGCTCCATCTCTGACTCGGGCGTGAACCAGATGAACCTCAGCATGCTGCTCCTCAGCAACTGCAACTTCTCCGTCGTCCCTAGCAACGCCTTCTCCGGCCTCGACAACCTCATCGTCCTCCGGCTCTCCTACAACCCCATCTACGAGATCCAGCCCTATGCCTTTAAGAACCTGACTAGTCTTCAGACGCTCACGCTGGACCACATGCAGCTTCGATTCGTCAACAGGAGTGCATTCAGAGGCCTGCCAAACTTACAGACACTGGACATCACTTATAACAAGTAAGTACAAACACTAGACATCACTTATATTAAGAAGTAAGTACCTCACTTAAAACAAGTACTAAGTGCTTCACTTGTAACAAGTAAGAACCTAGTCTATAGGAGTGCCCTCTGAGGCCTGAAAATCTCACAGACACTCCACATCACTTATAACAAAAAGTACATCACTAAGAACAAGTAGGAACCTAGTCTATAGCTAAGGAGTACCATTAGAGGCCTGCTGAAACTATAGACACTCGACATCACTTTAATCTACAGACACTGGACATCACTTATAACAAGTAAGAACCTTAGGTAGCTAAGGAGTGCCCTCAGAGGCCTGACGAACCTACAGACACTCAATATTACTTATAACAAGTAAGTACTTCACATGGCTACCttgcctccccccccccccccaacaatgTGGAGGTAAAGGGACTATCCCtgtatgtaaatactttacttttaggaccgcatctgtaagcagcaacgcctagctgcagtgcaaagtgaaccagtcagtattgccccgaggtaggtgacagacggtcactgaaatgtcATGCAGTTGAatgaaacacttggttgtgcatacaagagtctttttattcagtaaacGTACCACCATCATTCTGGCAGTCCTGGCTGTATGCAACATTGTAACCCAAATAATATAAAATATAAGATAGATGAGAAAGTTTGGCATTAGGATAAAGCAATCAGTCTTCTGGTTGATCATACTTCAGTTTGTGATCCAAGCCGGTATCTGCAAAGCTATGATAAGGGCAATTGAGTTTGTTGACATGAAAGCCGTTTTTGTGCACTTATTACTTGCCATATTGCTGCACAATGAAGCTGGGGATTAACTCGTTAATCCACCTCATTAATCCAGATTATCTATGTGATGTCTGCGCAGATCTGACTTGTTGTCGTTGCTGaaagaagtacagtcaaacctggtcaggcaaccacctggcgcaggcaaccacctccagtcacaagccacattaaaacagtcccatccAGTTTTACATAGCTAACCCCACCCTATCCTGAGCAATCACCTGTCCTCAGGAACCATTTTTCTTCAGTACcatgagtggttgctgaatccaggtttgactgtatgtagcAATTGATACCAACCTAATGAATACAAAGTATTCCTAACGGGTATTGTTACATCTCCTGCAGTTATAAGTCATTTACTGGTACTTTTCTGTCCCTCCCACAAAGACTAGCCCTTTGTGATAGCATATTTGAGAGagccttgtacaatgtactgtaaaaaggaaaacatttgtGGCGATTTAAGTTTACAGTAGGGAGATAATGGAGTGGTattaagttcatgtttgaaactGCCATGCAGAGTTTTAGTTCAAACGAGAAAATGTTTGCCATGGTTTTCAGTTTCCGGTAAAAAGATCACTGTGAAAAACgcaaacacaaaaacaccctgaacatgtccctttttacaGTATTGGGGTAAAGCTAATAAAGGGATTTATCTGTTAATCCGTCTCATCCATCTAGATTACTTTTGTGACATCTGCACAGCTCTGATTTTTTGTCCTTGTTTAAAGTTGTATGTTCTTTCAAGGCATCATCACAAAGTTTCTGCCCCCATCACAATTAAAGGCTAACCCTTTGACACAATGCATTGGACATCCTTGGCCTATATGCCAAACTACAGTTAAACCTGGTttggcaaccacctccagtcacaagctaCATTAAAATAGCCCCGTCCATTTtaacatagttaaccccacccagCCCTGTGCAACCACCTGCCCTCggagcaaccatttttcctcagtaccttgagtggttgctgaatccaggtttgactgtttgcaGCAATTGATACCAACCTAATGACCTTACAAAGTattactaacttaaagttaaactagTATTGCTAATTTACCAGCAATCTTCTATTGCTCTCACAAAGACTATCCCTTTGTTCGGGACAACATTGGCCTTGCATTGTACTGAGGCAAAactaatgaaataaaaatgattaATGAATAATCCCTCTCATTAATCCAGATTAGCGTCTTTACGTCAGAGCAGCTTTGACTCCAACCCGTCTGTCGTCAAGCTGTGCATGGAGGGGAATCCCTGGGACTGCGGCAGCTGTGACATGCGCTGGCTGGACTTCATCCctgacaggtttgtttgtttgtttgtttgtttgtttatgtctgGGTTTATTTATGTGCATGGAGGGGAATCCCTGGGACTGCGGCAGCTGTGACATGCGCTGGCTGGACTTCATCCccgacaggtttgtttgtttgtttatttgtttgtttatgtctgGGTTTATTTATGTGCATGGAGGGGAATCCCTGGGACTGTGGCAGCTGCGACATGCGCTGGCTGGACTTCATCCccgacaggtttgtttgtttgtttgtttatgtctgGGTTTATTTATGTGCATGGAGGGGAATCCCTGGGACTGCGGCAGCTGCGACATGCGCTGGTTGGACTTCATCCccgacaggtttgtttgtttgtttatgtctgGGTTTATTTATGTGCATGGAGGGGAATCCCTGGGACTGTGGCAGCTGTGATATGCGCTGGCTGGACTTCATCCccgacaggtttgtttgtttgtttatttgtttgtttatttatgttcaTGGAGGGGAATCCCTGGGACTGTGGCAGCTGCGACATGCGCTGGTTGGACTTCATCCccgacaggtttgtttgtttgtttgtttatgtctgGGTTTATTTATGTGCATGGAGGGGAATCCCTGGGACTGCGGCAGCTGCGACATGCGCTGGCTCGACTTCATCCCAGAcaggtttctttgtttgtttatttgacagCATGCTTAAATGTATTATCTATCACCTGGTTTCTCAatcctttccttagtcactgcggatgctgtctgaaacgtctggctgtttcaaaatcttatcctgTTGCTTGTCAATCAATGTATATTTTTGGCGTGTTTATTGATTTACTTCTGTTTACTTTTATCTGAGGGTAGCTCTCTCAATGACTGAGCACTGATTTTTAGTGAGGCCCTGGGTCCACGCATGCAAAACAATTATACCACAATATGTGCTAACAATGTTGTTTATTAGATTTCAATCTAGTGATTGTATACAACTTAGTATGCTTCACATTCTACATGGAGACCTTGTACATGTTGTGTAGTTTGCAGTTGACTGTTGAaagatgctgtactttttgttgtgtcaataaaattttctttttacataaCTTATGATACCTTACTAATAGGCTAATACCTTTAAATATCTATCataacataaaaacaaacatcatgtacTTGCTAGAATTACACACATCATTACAAAGACATGTGAGTGAGCACAAGTTTGATGGAAAGGGCAGAGACATCTGAGGTACATACAGTTCTAATTCCAGTTGTCAAGTAACCAAAACCAGTTCTTGTAAGCTTATGAAGCAAAATGTGGGTCATTAAAACCTAGCATGGTAAGCCATAGCAGATGCCGCACTAAGATGAAAATTTGCTACAAATctatcaatcatcatcatataatgTATTGATCATCATCTCCCACAGGTGCGCAAACAACGTGACATTTTTATCTTTCATCAAGCTATGACAGTTACTCtaacagttacagttactgtcAGTAACAGTAACGTAGCGACACTGATATTCTAACGCAGTTACCACACTAAGATGAAGATTTGCTACAAATctatcaatcatcatcatataatcTATTGATCATCATCTCCCACAGGTGCACCAACAACGTGACCTGTGTGAACCCGCCAAGCCTGAGGAACCGGAACCTGTTTGATTACATCCCCAGACTGAAGCAGGACACAAGCAGGTGCATCAAGCCTCTAGTCACCATCAGGCAGGGCGGGTACATCTGTTTCCCCGAACGGACCACAGCCGTCTTACACTGCAACGCGTCGGGAAGCCCCGAGCCCTCCATCATATGGATCGGGCCGGATAGAACTATACTGAGAGCACCCTCTCTGGTGTCGAACATGGCGGTGTCGGAGTTCGGTACGTTACGGATATACCGTATATCGCGCTCCCACGAGGGGACATACTCGTGCATGGCGCACAACATCGTGGGGAACAAAACCGCGTACATAGACATCACGGTGGAACCCATGACGACGCTGGCACCCACGCCGAGTCCACCCACGGTGAAGGATAACTCCAGCGCGTCGGCCGGGGCCCAACTGGACAACAAAACCACCCTGACAACGATACTGGCCAGTTTCATGGGCTGTTTTTCCTTCTTCGGTGTCGTGCTACTGTGCTGTTTTATATTCAGCGTGTGGTCTAGAGGAAAGAACTACAAGCAGGACGGCATAGAGATGACGTACGTTCCCAACAGGCAACCGGAGAACAACGTCAACATGATCCCGAACCCCAGGAAAGAGAACAACGCCGCGCGCGTTCGGATGGACATGAAATTCAGCCGGATATGACTAGCGGAGGAGGAGGTTGAGGAGCTGCAAGACGTGGTATGAAGTTGACGCGCCTGCGAAAACTTTTCTCAGGCACGAGACTTTAAAAATCACAATGCCAGACGTCGAGCATGCCGATGAAAGGAAGGATACCTCAGGAAAGGGTTATCACATCTGACAGGTCAGATACAATGCAGCATAACTCTTCTGGTGACAGCTAAGAGCCAGGATTACATAACTGCAGACTGAGATTAAGGTGTATACGgtagatacattgtatgtacatgggAAAGACAAGGCAGGATACTGGACAAGCTCCAGGCACATGTAAGACCGCGACAGAGCAACCTGGCAGAGCAGGCGAACATTCTCAACTTCCTCCATAGCAAAAATGTCTGACTGTGTAAAGAACTTTTTGATAGACTGAGATAAATAAGAAATAGCTAGACTGAATGTGGCAGCACTTTGCATGCTGGTTCAGTGATTCATACCTTATCAGAGACAGCTTGGTACAGTGGCGGCGTGCGTGTGCAAAGCTGTTTCTACTCTACATACAGCACCATGCATCCTTGCAGGACACACTTATCAAGCTGGAATCCTGCAGAGAAGTGCAGGAAAATGCACACTTTTGTGAGTGTCTTCAGATTAGTCCATTTCTCCTACAGTGCGGAGAAGATGGTGATCTTCAAAATGTAGCATGTACCCATTTTTCTTGAAGATCGTGATACACCTTTCGCGATAAATCTACTGGCAGGAGAACGCAAGATGGAATATCATGGGGAAGTATAATAGGGTAAAGCATATTTATGACGGTATCTCCAACTGTCTGTACGGTCCCTGAAGTATCCAGAAGCTGTGATGTAGCATCTAATCTGCAggcaatgttgtgttttccgGGAGAAGGATGATCATTCAACGTATCTGCTGCCATTGCCGCATCAGGGGTGCACACTGCTGCTTGGGTTTGGCTTCAGCACAATGCAAGACATCACCCTGTAGGagtgaaaacttttccgttccGTTACCTTCAGGAGGATTAATGTTGCTCATGATCTGTGGTTCCTGAGATTCAGCAGCAGCAGGAATCCATCCATCGGCTTGCTGCATCGTTGAGACCCAATCTCTACTGCAACAGGATTGTCATAAACTGTTCATCAACATGCATCATCTCCATATATTCAGCGACTGCTCTGCTGCTTCCCTTTACAACAGGAATTTAGATTCATAACACATTAAGATTCTTACCATTTCTGTGACTGTTTTCAGCACAATTAAAGCATGGGTAATCAAAACCAGTCTGCTAAAATGTATAACATGTTATCTTTGGTAAACCTTCAAAAATGGCAATCCACACTCCTCTACTGATACCCTTCACAGCGGAAATTTAAGATTCAAGATTCTAGAATCAAGATTCATACCATCTCTGTGACTGTTTTCAGCACAATCAAAAGATTCTTTAAAGCAAGAAAAACTGTCAGCTAAAATGTGTAATATGTTATCTTTGGTAAACCTTCAAAAAGGGCAATCCACACTGCGCTACTGCTTTCATTCACTGCAGAAATTTAGACCCAGAATACATCGAGAGTCTTACCATCTCTGTGACAGTTTTCAGCAAACTTAAAAGATTCCTTGAtgcatgaaaaattgaaaaccaGCTAAATTGTGCAACATGTTATCTTTGGTAAACCTTCAATAAGGCAATCCACACTCTGACAGTCTGCAAGAAATTGTCTCTAATATGGAACTGTATTAAGACTTGGTaacttatcatacatgtacatgtacaagcataGAATTGTTGGGATGGCCTTTGCTACAGTATGCACTCCTCAAGTACATCATTAGAGATTCAGGtgtaggccacacaaattcttggttaatggatttttattttcccaaaaaaaaaattttagaaaaataaaatgaaaacagaaggctgggccagccttctgtttgttttcatgatttttttctaatttttttttttttaaataaaaatccgttaaccaagaaattaaattggtgtggccttaggaagACTGACCCAGGTTGAACCTGTGAGTGTGAGTTCCCTGAGACAGATCTGTAGTTGGAAGCCCCAAACTTTTCTGATCCAGCCATCAACGTTCGGGGGTGAAAATGGTTATTTTACAGCACAGCAATATCTGGCGGTAAGCTCCAATAGCTTCTCCAAAAACATTTGCACTGCCGGAAGATTGCACAGTCGGGCGATCAGGAAGGGTATCAGCAAGAAATCATTCAGCCACGATATCTGACGACCGGTGATGGCCGTAGGGGGAACAAGCCTGCTGACTACGGCTCACGGTCGTATGAATAAATCTGTGTCCACAGCGGATAATGGATCCCCGCTGCTGGAAAAGCGTGCAATGTCAACCAGATCTGTGGGAGATTCATGCCCGGGCGCCGTGATAGATACCCTCTCAGACCGGCACTGGCAGGCTGAACATTGTAGGCACTGAAGTACACCGATGTAAGCACCATCCTTACATGCAACATCCTTCATAGACACACTCTGGGTATACTCATGTGTCTTTCCACTTCATCTTACAAGTATGGTCAGTGTCAATAAAAATtaaatccaagtttctgaatCTGCAGGGTTTACAAAATTGTGAAATGCTCTAAGGCTTGGTTGTTTTGTAACTTTGTGTCAGAAGAATGAATATCTAAAGCTAGCTGTTGCTTGAGGTGTATATTGATTGCTTACCATTTTATCTTAAAAGGATGGTGTCAATacaaatcaaattcaagtttCTAAAACTGCATGGtctaaaaaattatgaaatggtCTTGGTTGTTCTGTGACATTGTATTTGTGTCCAGTTTCAGAAAAATGAATATCAGAAGCTTAGGCCATTGCTGTTGCTTGGGGTGTGTATTGATCGCTCATGGGGATTGCAATCAGGTGCATTGTACATTTTAATCTTAAATCATAGTTACCATTTCTAATGTATGTATCTTGCTCTCATGAATTCCCTTCTTGCTAGGCTTTATATTTTTTATGATATCTCTGCATATCACCCCCATGTATTACTCCGCTGCTCCTTAACTTTATTGCCATGTAACACCCTTCCGAAAAAGGACACACTATACTGGGAGGCTGCCCTCACTTGACCTTTGCCATTTGAATCTGCGCAGCCGGTATTACAAGTTTGTCAGTGGGGCGCACCTCCTCAACCCTAACACCCAGGGAACTGCCCCTGCCGTCCAGATAACGCCTCGGAAACGCAATTTTACGCCACATTTTTATAAACAAAGCAATAAAAGTGGAATGGGTTGGCCTCCCCTCTGTGACCCTGTCAGAGAGATGTATCCGGCAAGCGTCTTCTCGTAGCTGACGCGGCAGGTTGGAGGAGATAGGGAGCGCGGGGTCGGGGGGTCAACGGGTTAGTAAGTAATGTACGACAGGATCCGCGGTTGTTTCTAAAGCACCGGGGAAACTTTGGTCACTTGTGGATATCCCTACACGAGATCTCGAGAGGAGGATCAAAAGAGATGAGAGTTTTGGGCATTATCTGAGGGCTGGCATGGTATGTGTCATATACTGGATATAAAGGCATAAAATCAGTACATATTACATGTTTTTTGGGACATGCAGAACATAAAAGGCAAGGGAAAACATTAGGGAAGCTTTGGCCACTTGTGAATACCCTTACGCATGAGAAGGATCAAATTAAAGATATGAGAGTTTGGGGCATTATTATAGCTGGCAAACAGTGTATCATAAATGGAAGGGATACTGGATATAAAGGCataaaatcataaaagtgaAGGAAAAACATCAGGGAAGCTTTCGTCACTTGTGAATGTCCCTACCCAAGAGGAGGATCAAAAGCATTGAAGAGTTTGGGGCATTATCTGAAGGCTGGCACACTGTGTGTTGTAAAAGGACGGGATACTGGATGTAAAGGCATAATCTCACTACATATTACATGTTTTTTGGACATGCAGAACATAAAAGGGAAGGGAAAACATTAGGGTTGCTTTGGCCACTTGTCGGAATATCCCTACGCAATGGGAGGATCAAAAGACATTTAGAATTTTGGGCATATTTATGGCTGGCATGGTGTATCATAAATAGAAGGATACTGGATATAaaggcatacatgtaacatcacaGACATTATAATGTGTTTCAATGGACCTACAGAAAGTAAAAGGGAAGGTCATGTTTGCATATTAACTGCAACGGGTCTGGTTAAGAGATATAGGGGCAACAGAAAGTGCTGCACATGGGGCCACTACTAGGAGATTCTTGTATTAGAACTTTTTAGTGCTCTACAAAGGCCCTTGAAAGATGCTACCACCTACATATTGCTGTATTCCCTTGGACCGTAGATTGGACCAAAGATATGTAATACGTTAACGGCAGGCTTAAAATGAGCAGTTAGCACCTCTTGAAGGTTGTACAACACAGAATCAGATAAGCCTGTGGCAACATCGGTCAAGGCCCAGCCTATACCTTGTCTAAGCACCTGTTAGGTTTGGAAAAAGGTTTGGAAATGTTCTGACGAGAAAAAACAGACTCTTAGATAAAATAGATAGCATTTAATTTCTACCTTTAGTTAGTTTTTACATTCAGGCAGAGCTGCCTAGGTTATAGTTTCAGAATTGATTTGAATTTTAGATGAATGGATTTCAAATAACATTCAGCTCACATTACATACCAAGATAAAGGTAAAGCCATGACAGAAATGCAATTTTCATCTTGAATTTCCTGACACATATTTCCCACAAGACAATCAATCAAGAAAGCAGTGACAAACTGTCGTCCAGTTAAAGATTAAACTTCAAATAACAAAATCATCATTGAAAAGAAAGCcgtatgattactaccaactgTCCTCTACTTGTAATATGGGTTTCTGAAACcaaagttttgattttgacataaAAGAGTTTGTGATGTCTGCCCTAAAATTTCCCAAAAGACAATGAATCAAGAAACCAGTGACAAACTGTCATCTTGTTAAAGATTTAACTCCCGACAATAAAATCAGCATTGAAGAGAAAACTGTATGATTACTAGCAACTGTCCTCTACTTGTAATATGGGTTCCTGAAACcaaagttttgattttgacataaAAGAGTTAAATGTGATGTCTGCCCTAAAATTTCCCAAAAGACAATGAATCAAGAAACCAGTGACAAACTGTCATCTAGTTAAAGATTAAACTTCAAATAACAAAATCATCATTGAAAAGAAAGCtgtatgattactaccaactgTCCTCTACTTGTGATATGGGTTTCTGAAACc comes from Branchiostoma lanceolatum isolate klBraLanc5 chromosome 2, klBraLanc5.hap2, whole genome shotgun sequence and encodes:
- the LOC136427097 gene encoding leucine-rich repeat and immunoglobulin-like domain-containing nogo receptor-interacting protein 1; amino-acid sequence: MLSLVVALRLVQDKISIINRKDFAGLTKLNYLNMNNNQITSIAPGSFRDLIRLNGLRLSGNRLQLLPRGVFQGLANLTKLHVDGNQLVLLIDNLFQDLTALEVLDISSNPIVFVSPRAFYGLVSLRQLFMTGSNLTAMPSKAFYYIQNLKWLTFRQMPAMAVTDDTFQYLPLLQNLDLSRSYSLSSISDSGVNQMNLSMLLLSNCNFSVVPSNAFSGLDNLIVLRLSYNPIYEIQPYAFKNLTSLQTLTLDHMQLRFVNRSAFRGLPNLQTLDITYNKLASLRQSSFDSNPSVVKLCMEGNPWDCGSCDMRWLDFIPDRFVCLFVCLFMSGFIYVHGGESLGLRQL
- the LOC136427165 gene encoding leucine-rich repeat and immunoglobulin-like domain-containing nogo receptor-interacting protein 2; protein product: MRWLDFIPDRCTNNVTCVNPPSLRNRNLFDYIPRLKQDTSRCIKPLVTIRQGGYICFPERTTAVLHCNASGSPEPSIIWIGPDRTILRAPSLVSNMAVSEFGTLRIYRISRSHEGTYSCMAHNIVGNKTAYIDITVEPMTTLAPTPSPPTVKDNSSASAGAQLDNKTTLTTILASFMGCFSFFGVVLLCCFIFSVWSRGKNYKQDGIEMTYVPNRQPENNVNMIPNPRKENNAARVRMDMKFSRI